In a genomic window of Anomalospiza imberbis isolate Cuckoo-Finch-1a 21T00152 chromosome 5, ASM3175350v1, whole genome shotgun sequence:
- the PNPLA8 gene encoding calcium-independent phospholipase A2-gamma isoform X1: MTVHLSLDAYLFFLINPKSLWWKQRNKYLCFCRPKACWRINHAAHLRVFHTSEPWCKWARSRTFWYNKYIYSHEFLYYRVSKLLTSSSKGLTRLSIRMSRIKNTIESVSKAVSGTHSELVSRIARLKSHSGTLGKANKSSADANNISTNLENDKQVTDVRTQDNCNRGPAAEESTCASENLESVSVSSSSTCQDTPEVTASTKNHLFHISYFSTSFGETYNFVADHINSYFNNSVMEQGRKRNALLQDSGSEERNKLDSSANTVTREEKRANSAGTLAPEAEILGTEKTNTALPVSTKKSIADFLSYPSNSVQAFVDSYIGGLVPKLRSDAKVISPEKSKQQEQEVSEKSDEDKAKEVKTAEEREKHLSLQREKIIARVSIDNRTRALVQALRRSSNPRVCINRVEELTYHLLEFPESRGVAIKEKLIPCLLRLRQANDESLQAAVRETLALIGYTDPVKGWGIRVLTIDGGGTRGLVALQTLRKLEELTGKPVHQLFDYICGVSTGAILAFMLGLFHIPLDDCEELYHKLGSDVFKQNVIVGTVKMGWNHAFYDSDIWEKMLKEKMGSNLMIETARKSKCPKVAAVSTIVNRGTPLKAFVFRNYNHFPGVKSHYIGGCQYKLWQAIRASSAAPGYFQEYVLGSDLHQDGGLLLNNPSALAVHECKCLWPNVPLQCLISLGTGRYESEVKTNVTHTSLKAKLTNVINSATDTEEVHTMLDALLPPDTYFRFNPLMNEDIPLDESRKEKLNQLQTDGIRYLERNEEKLRKAAKILTQEKSPLQRFQDWLRLKADMYEGLPFLSKL, translated from the exons ATGACAGTTCATTTATCCTTGGATGcatatttattctttttgatTAACCCAAAAAGTCTTTGGTGGAAGCAGAGAAACAAATACCTGTGTTTCTGTAGACCTAAAGCCTGCTGGAGGATAAATCATGCTGCACACCTGAGAGTTTTTCATACAAGTGAGCCTTGGTGTAAGTGGGCCAGAAGCAGAACATTTTGGtataacaagtatatttatagcCATGAGTTTTTATACTACAGAGTTTCCAAACTTTTAACTTCTTCTTCTAAAGGACTTACAAGGCTGAGCATTCGCATGTCACGAATTAAGAATACTATAGAATCTGTTTCAAAGGCAGTGTCTGGCACTCACAGTGAGCTGGTGTCACGGATAGCTCGATTAAAGTCCCACTCAGGTACTTTGGGTAAAGCAAATAAAAGTAGTGCAGATGCAAATAACATCAGCACAAATCTAGAAAATGATAAACAAGTTACAGATGTCAGAACTCAGGACAATTGCAACAGAGGCCCAGCTGCAGAGGAATCCACTTGTGCAAGTGAAAACTTGGAATCTGTGTCAGTAAGTTCAAGTAGCACTTGTCAAGATACTCCAGAAGTTACAGCATCTACTAAAAACCACCTCTTTCATATAAGCTACTTTTCTACAAGTTTTGGAGAGACTTACAACTTTGTAGCAGATCATATCAACTCTTACTTTAATAATTCCGTTATggaacaaggaagaaaaaggaatgcTTTATTACAGGACTCTGGAAGTGAAGAGAGGAATAAGCTTGATTCGTCAGCAAATACTGTaacaagggaagaaaagagagcGAATTCAGCAGGTACTTTAGCTCCTGAAGCAGAGATCTTGGGTACTGAAAAGACAAATACTGCTCTCCCAGTTTCCACTAAAAAAAGTATTGCAGACTTTCTTTCGTATCCCAGTAACAGTGTACAAGCTTTTGTTGACAGCTATATTGGTGGCTTGGTTCCAAAGTTAAGATCTGATGCAAAAGTTATTTCACCAGAAAAGAGTAAACAGCAAGAACAAGAAGTGTCTGAGAAGAGTGATGAGGACAAAGCAAAAGAGGTCAAGACTGCtgaagagagggaaaagcatCTGTctcttcagagagaaaag ATCATTGCAAGAGTGAGTATTGATAACAGGACTCGAGCTTTAGTTCAAGCCCTACGGAGATCCTCTAATCCAAGAGTCTGCATCAACAGGGTTGAAGAACTGACCTATCATCTTCTAGAATTTCCAGAGAGCAGGGGAGTTGCAATTAAG GAAAAATTAATCCCATGCCTGCTGCGACTGAGACAGGCTAATGATGAAAGTCTTCAGGCTGCTGTTAGAGAAACTTTAGCTCTGATTGGCTATACAGACCCTGTGAAAGGCTGGGGAATTCGAGTCCTCACCATTGATGGAGGAGGAACAAG GGGTTTAGTTGCACTTCAGACTCTACGTAAACTAGAAGAATTAACTGGAAAGCCGGTTCATCAGCTTTTTGACTACATCTGTGGCGTAAGCACAG gagctATACTAGCTTTTATGTTGGGATTGTTCCATATCCCCCTGGATGATTGTGAAGAACTGTACCATAAGTTAGGATCAGATGTTTTTAAGCAGAATGTCATTGTTGGAACAGTCAAAATGGGCTGGAACCATGCCTTTTATGACAGTGATATATGGGAAAAAATGCTCAA AGAAAAAATGGGCTCAAATCTTATGATTGAAACTGCAAGAAAGTCCAAATGTCCGAAG GTAGCTGCAGTAAGCACGATTGTAAACAGAGGAACACCACTGAAAGCATTTGTGTTTAGAAACTACAACCACTTTCCTGGCGTTAAGTCCCATTATATTGGAGGCTGTCAGTATAAGCTGTGGCAAGCAATTAGAGCATCATCTGCTGCACCAGGTTACTTCCAGGAATATGTTTTGGGCAGTGATCTTCATCAG GATGGAGGTCTGCTCCTAAATAATCCTTCTGCACTGGCAGTTCATGAGTGCAAGTGTCTCTGGCCCAATGTTCCATTGCAGTGTCTGATTTCGCTGGGCACTGGTCGATATGAAAGTGAGGTAAAGACCAATGTCACACACACCAGTCTGAAAGCCAAACTGACGAATGTTATCAACAGTGCAACTGATACAGAAG AAGTTCACACCATGCTGGATGCACTGTTACCTCCAGATACTTATTTCAGATTTAACCCTCTGATGAATGAAGACATACCTCTGGATGAAAGTCGTAAAGAGAAACTCAATCAGCTGCAGACAGATGGAATTCGTTATTTAGAACgaaatgaagaaaaactgagaaaagcTGCAAAAATATTAACACAAGAAAAATCACCTTTGCAGAGGTTTCAGGACTGGTTAAGATTAAAGGCTGACATGTATGAAGGCTTGCCATTTCTTTCCAAATTGTGA
- the PNPLA8 gene encoding calcium-independent phospholipase A2-gamma isoform X2, with amino-acid sequence MTVHLSLDAYLFFLINPKSLWWKQRNKYLCFCRPKACWRINHAAHLRVFHTSEPWCKWARSRTFWYNKYIYSHEFLYYRVSKLLTSSSKGLTRLSIRMSRIKNTIESVSKAVSGTHSELVSRIARLKSHSGTLGKANKSSADANNISTNLENDKQVTDVRTQDNCNRGPAAEESTCASENLESVSVSSSSTCQDTPEVTASTKNHLFHISYFSTSFGETYNFVADHINSYFNNSVMEQGRKRNALLQDSGSEERNKLDSSANTVTREEKRANSAGTLAPEAEILGTEKTNTALPVSTKKSIADFLSYPSNSVQAFVDSYIGGLVPKLRSDAKVISPEKSKQQEQEVSEKSDEDKAKEVKTAEEREKHLSLQREKEKLIPCLLRLRQANDESLQAAVRETLALIGYTDPVKGWGIRVLTIDGGGTRGLVALQTLRKLEELTGKPVHQLFDYICGVSTGAILAFMLGLFHIPLDDCEELYHKLGSDVFKQNVIVGTVKMGWNHAFYDSDIWEKMLKEKMGSNLMIETARKSKCPKVAAVSTIVNRGTPLKAFVFRNYNHFPGVKSHYIGGCQYKLWQAIRASSAAPGYFQEYVLGSDLHQDGGLLLNNPSALAVHECKCLWPNVPLQCLISLGTGRYESEVKTNVTHTSLKAKLTNVINSATDTEEVHTMLDALLPPDTYFRFNPLMNEDIPLDESRKEKLNQLQTDGIRYLERNEEKLRKAAKILTQEKSPLQRFQDWLRLKADMYEGLPFLSKL; translated from the exons ATGACAGTTCATTTATCCTTGGATGcatatttattctttttgatTAACCCAAAAAGTCTTTGGTGGAAGCAGAGAAACAAATACCTGTGTTTCTGTAGACCTAAAGCCTGCTGGAGGATAAATCATGCTGCACACCTGAGAGTTTTTCATACAAGTGAGCCTTGGTGTAAGTGGGCCAGAAGCAGAACATTTTGGtataacaagtatatttatagcCATGAGTTTTTATACTACAGAGTTTCCAAACTTTTAACTTCTTCTTCTAAAGGACTTACAAGGCTGAGCATTCGCATGTCACGAATTAAGAATACTATAGAATCTGTTTCAAAGGCAGTGTCTGGCACTCACAGTGAGCTGGTGTCACGGATAGCTCGATTAAAGTCCCACTCAGGTACTTTGGGTAAAGCAAATAAAAGTAGTGCAGATGCAAATAACATCAGCACAAATCTAGAAAATGATAAACAAGTTACAGATGTCAGAACTCAGGACAATTGCAACAGAGGCCCAGCTGCAGAGGAATCCACTTGTGCAAGTGAAAACTTGGAATCTGTGTCAGTAAGTTCAAGTAGCACTTGTCAAGATACTCCAGAAGTTACAGCATCTACTAAAAACCACCTCTTTCATATAAGCTACTTTTCTACAAGTTTTGGAGAGACTTACAACTTTGTAGCAGATCATATCAACTCTTACTTTAATAATTCCGTTATggaacaaggaagaaaaaggaatgcTTTATTACAGGACTCTGGAAGTGAAGAGAGGAATAAGCTTGATTCGTCAGCAAATACTGTaacaagggaagaaaagagagcGAATTCAGCAGGTACTTTAGCTCCTGAAGCAGAGATCTTGGGTACTGAAAAGACAAATACTGCTCTCCCAGTTTCCACTAAAAAAAGTATTGCAGACTTTCTTTCGTATCCCAGTAACAGTGTACAAGCTTTTGTTGACAGCTATATTGGTGGCTTGGTTCCAAAGTTAAGATCTGATGCAAAAGTTATTTCACCAGAAAAGAGTAAACAGCAAGAACAAGAAGTGTCTGAGAAGAGTGATGAGGACAAAGCAAAAGAGGTCAAGACTGCtgaagagagggaaaagcatCTGTctcttcagagagaaaag GAAAAATTAATCCCATGCCTGCTGCGACTGAGACAGGCTAATGATGAAAGTCTTCAGGCTGCTGTTAGAGAAACTTTAGCTCTGATTGGCTATACAGACCCTGTGAAAGGCTGGGGAATTCGAGTCCTCACCATTGATGGAGGAGGAACAAG GGGTTTAGTTGCACTTCAGACTCTACGTAAACTAGAAGAATTAACTGGAAAGCCGGTTCATCAGCTTTTTGACTACATCTGTGGCGTAAGCACAG gagctATACTAGCTTTTATGTTGGGATTGTTCCATATCCCCCTGGATGATTGTGAAGAACTGTACCATAAGTTAGGATCAGATGTTTTTAAGCAGAATGTCATTGTTGGAACAGTCAAAATGGGCTGGAACCATGCCTTTTATGACAGTGATATATGGGAAAAAATGCTCAA AGAAAAAATGGGCTCAAATCTTATGATTGAAACTGCAAGAAAGTCCAAATGTCCGAAG GTAGCTGCAGTAAGCACGATTGTAAACAGAGGAACACCACTGAAAGCATTTGTGTTTAGAAACTACAACCACTTTCCTGGCGTTAAGTCCCATTATATTGGAGGCTGTCAGTATAAGCTGTGGCAAGCAATTAGAGCATCATCTGCTGCACCAGGTTACTTCCAGGAATATGTTTTGGGCAGTGATCTTCATCAG GATGGAGGTCTGCTCCTAAATAATCCTTCTGCACTGGCAGTTCATGAGTGCAAGTGTCTCTGGCCCAATGTTCCATTGCAGTGTCTGATTTCGCTGGGCACTGGTCGATATGAAAGTGAGGTAAAGACCAATGTCACACACACCAGTCTGAAAGCCAAACTGACGAATGTTATCAACAGTGCAACTGATACAGAAG AAGTTCACACCATGCTGGATGCACTGTTACCTCCAGATACTTATTTCAGATTTAACCCTCTGATGAATGAAGACATACCTCTGGATGAAAGTCGTAAAGAGAAACTCAATCAGCTGCAGACAGATGGAATTCGTTATTTAGAACgaaatgaagaaaaactgagaaaagcTGCAAAAATATTAACACAAGAAAAATCACCTTTGCAGAGGTTTCAGGACTGGTTAAGATTAAAGGCTGACATGTATGAAGGCTTGCCATTTCTTTCCAAATTGTGA